Proteins found in one Clostridium kluyveri DSM 555 genomic segment:
- a CDS encoding FeoB-associated Cys-rich membrane protein translates to MSTVIVGVILFGIIAFAGYKTYKSHKGGSGCGCGCSGCDKSENR, encoded by the coding sequence ATGTCTACTGTCATAGTTGGAGTAATTTTATTTGGCATAATAGCATTTGCTGGATATAAAACTTATAAGTCTCACAAAGGAGGCAGCGGTTGTGGCTGTGGTTGCTCTGGCTGCGATAAATCTGAAAATCGTTAA
- a CDS encoding FeoA family protein, with product MMPLNGVAIGRYAEVNDIQGSERICKKIMEMGLNKGMVIQMVRNDEGPLIIKIGETRLALGRGMAQKVIVKEV from the coding sequence ATGATGCCATTAAACGGTGTAGCGATAGGGAGATATGCTGAGGTTAACGATATACAAGGCAGTGAGCGTATATGTAAAAAAATAATGGAAATGGGATTGAATAAAGGAATGGTTATACAGATGGTTAGAAATGACGAAGGACCTTTAATTATAAAAATAGGGGAAACCAGACTTGCACTGGGAAGGGGAATGGCGCAAAAGGTCATAGTCAAGGAAGTATAA